A window of Pseudomonadota bacterium genomic DNA:
GCCATCGGCCGTGTGCAGCTTCAGGCCCGGCTCGCGGCCCCGCCGCGCGACGAGGCGCGTGTTGCTATCGATTCCCTTCGCTTCCTGCTCGGTGATCGGCGGACTGTCCGCGGTGAGGCAGTAGAGCATGAACGCTTCGAGCACCAGGAGCTGCTCCTCGCTCACGCCCGACGGCGCGAAGGGATCGACGTCCAGGGCTCGAAGTTCCACATACTCGACCCCGCCCCGACGCAGGGCCTGCATGGGTGACTCACCTGACTGCGCCACGCGCTTGGGCCGCACCAGGCTGTAGTACTCGTTTTCGATCTGCAGCAGGTTGGCGTTGAGTTGGCGGTACTCGCCGTCCACCCGCACGCCGATCTCCTCGTACGCCGGCCAGGGCGTGGTGATGGCGTGGGTGAGGCCGTCGATGTACTCATCGAGGGAGTTCGCCGACACCTGCACGCTCGCCTGCGCCTTGTTGCTGTAGCCCAGATCGCTCATGCGCAGGGAGGTGGCGTAGGGCAGGAACGCGGTGTACTCGTCGAGGCGTTCGAGCCCCAGACGCTTCAGCGCATCGGCCCGGGCACCGAAGAAGGTGCGGCACACCGCCGGCGAGGCGCCGTAGAGATAGAGCATCAGCCAGCCGTAGCGACGGAGGTTGCGCACCATGCCGAACAAGGACGCCGAGATCTGGCGCTGGCGCTCGCTCAGGTTCCCCTCGCCGAACCAGGCGCTCCACACGGCCGGCGGCGGCGAGTAGTTGAAGTGCACGCCCGCAATCGCCTGCATCGTGCGGCCGTAGCGGTAACCAAGCCCCACGCGGTAGATGCGCTTCATCATCCCCACGTTGGACGTGCCGTAGTGGGCGATGGGCACATCCGCATCGCCATTCACCACACAGGGCATGCTGCTCGACCATAGCTGCTCGCCCGCATCGAGGTGGCCGTCCACGAACTGGTGGATGTCCGTCAGGAACTCGAAGGTGGGGCCGGCGCCACGGCAGGGCGGCGTGATCAGCTCCAGCAACGCTTCCGAATAGTCGGTGGTGACGAAGGGATTGGTGAGCGCGGCCCCGAGGGCCTCGGGGTGCACCGACTTGGCGATGCGCCCCTCCGGATCCACCCGCAGACACTCTCGCTCCACGCCCATGGTGGGCGTGCGCAGGGCGCTATCGCCGGCGTGCGACCTCAGACGGTCGAGGCGATCCTGGTAGTCGAGTTGCAAGGGCGTTCTCGGGCGCTAGGGCCGCAGCTGCAGCCGGTGGGCGGTCAGGGCGCAATATCGCGTATGCCCTGGCAGGGCGCAAGGGTGGGCCGGCACGGCGCCAGACCACTGCTGCACAAACGCAAAGGGCCATCCGTGGCGTTATCCACGGACGGCCCCATCGGTTGCTTCGGGTGCCCTCGAACCGCGTGCGGTCGAGGGCTTGGCTCAGCGCCACCAACGATGGCGCTGGTCGTCGTAGCGACGGCTCGGCGGGTAGGGGGCGAAGCCACCGGGCGTGGTGTCGTAGCGACGGTCCCAGAGCCGGTTGCGATCGCTCCTGCCGTAGCGGCTGCAGCGCATGATGCCCATCTCGCAAAGGGTCTCGCGCCACTCGTAGCGCACCAGCATCACGGCGGACGGCGAGCGCTGCGCGTCGAAGGCCACCTGGCGTGAGGGCGAGTAGCGCTCATCGCCGAAGCCCGTGCCGGCCTTACCCTGCGGCTGGGCGTTCTGCTTGCCCGCGCCCGGTGCGCGCTTACCGTCGGCGTAGAGGTCAGGCCCGTCCCGGTAACGCGGCGTGGCGTCACGGTAAACGGCGGCGCTGATCAAGCCCATGGACGAGTAGTCGTCGAAGGCCGCCGCGTAGGAGTGCTGCTCGCGGGTGAAGTAGAACTCGTTCACCCGATCGCGACCCGTGCGCCAGCCTTCGTAGACGGCGCTCTGGTAGGGCTCCAGCACGTACATCGCTTCACGACGCGACAGGTTAGAGCGCTTGCCGCTGATGATGTTGCGACCGTCCACCGCGAGCACCACGCCCACGCGTCGGCCCGTACGGTTGCGCACGCGCAAGGCGTAGGGCTCACCGGGCTTGGCTTCCAACCAGGCGCGCAGGGCGTCGTCACCACCACCGCGGCGGTTGGTGCTCGCGTAGCGCGGCTCCTCCACGTGGTAGAGCGTATGGACGTAGCCCTCGGGGCTGACCACGTCGATGTCGACGTCGCCGCTGAAGGCCGCCGCCTCGAGGGCGGGGATGGACGCGGCCAGCCAGGCGGCTACCGCAGTACTTAGGAAGCGTTTCACTGTGCTCTCCCGCTGGTCGAATCGTTCGATACTCGGGAGTCAGTGTGGCAAGAGGCGGCTTAATCGAAGCTGAACTGAAAGCGGCTGGGCTAAGCCTGTGACTTCGGCCGCCCCGGCGCGCGGCTAGGCCTCTAGGGAAGGCCTGCCGCGGCGATCGGGGGGGATCTTGGTATTGGGGAGGGAGCTAGCTCACGCGGTCGAGATCGTCGATCTCCCGGCGCAGGTCATAACGCTTGTCGGTGACGATGGCCTCCAGCACACGCACGCGCTCTTCGAGCCTCTCCAGGCGATCGAGCTTCTCCATGAGGTCTCGATCTTCCACGTCGCGCGCGCCGCGCATCTGCTTGGTCTTGAAATACTCGGTGACCATGCCGGTGATGCAGCCGATCGCCACCACCCAGACCACCATGTGGAATACGCTCATCTATCAACTTCCTCCCCTGCTGCTCGCCTTAACTGCTCTTCACGCCAGTAACGGTACTTCATCGTATTGTAGAGTGCGGCACACCCACACAATACGGCCATAACGGCGATCATCTTGTCTCCTCGGGGTCTCCCCCTGCTTACTTAGCACCTCCAATAGGCGCTACTTCTATCGTTCTAATTCTCTGAACTCGCGATCCACACCGTAGCGAGAGGACGTCACGTAGCGTTCTAAGCGCTGGGTGCGTGCCTCCATCTCGCGGAACTTGTGTCGTACCTGCGAAAGGGTCGCGATCGGCGACTTGCGTACGGAGTGCCAAAAGGCCTCCTCATCTTCATCGCGGTACAAGGGCTCCTCCGGCGTCGTCGGCAGCATGATCGACATGGCGATGTAGGCCAGGACCACCCAGGGCATCAGCACGAAGGCTGCGATCACCGTGACGATGCGCGTGCCCGTCAGGGAGAACCCGAAGTGGTCGGCGATGCCGGCGCACACGCCAGCCAACACGCCCCGACGACGGTTGCGATACAAGCGGCGAGGATCTGGCTCATCGCCGTAGTCACGACGCTCGTCTCGCCCCGGCCCCCCACCCCCGTGCCGACGCTCTTCGCGCGCCGCCCGGAAGCGTGACCGTTCGTGGTGATGACGATGTCTTCGGCTCGAACCCATTTCCTTACCTCCAGCTCTCTTCTTCGCCGTCGCGCCAGAACTCACGCTCCGAGCGACGCCCCGTGTACTCCAACGGCCTGTCCTGCAGCAGTATCCCAGCGGTGAGATACACCAGCGCCAGCGGCCAGAAGGGCGCGATCACCACCGCCAGCACCACCAGGATGCGGATGGCGAGGGGGCGCACGGCAAAGTGATTAGCCAAGCCCGCGCACACCCCGAACAGCACGCCGTTCTCACGATCTCGGTAGATCCGCCCTGACCCGCGTCCGTACCTCACGCCCGCTTCCTCCAGTCCGGCACTTCATCGTCGAGGATCGATTCCAGCGTGTTGATGCGACTCTCCATCCGCTGGGCGTCCTGCCACAGATCCTCGAGCATGCGCTCGTCTTCCTTCGACAGCCCCTTCAGCTCACGCCAGCGCGTGGTGTAGTGCAGGAACAGAAAGATCGGTAGCACGACCACGCATAGCAGTATTCCGATCACTTCCATCTCACTTCCTCACTTATGAATGCGACTGACTGGACTGCTTGCTCGCCATGTCCCGCTTCAGATCGTTGAGCTGCTCATCGATCTTGGTGTCGCCCTCGAGCTCGGTGAACTCCCGGCGCAAGTCCTTACCACGGCCGAGGTCGTAGGCTTCGACACGTCCTTCCATGGTCTCCATGCGGCGTTCGAACTGCTCGAAGCGCACCAGCGCGTCGTCGATCTTGTTGTCGTGGATCTGCTTGCGCACCTCCAGACGGTTGGTCGCCGTCTTGTGGCGAACGATCAACGCCTTCTGGCGAGCCTTGGCGTCGGCCAGCTTGTCTTCCAGACGACCGATGTCGTCGTTCAGCTGCTCCAGACCCTCGGTGACCGAGTCGAACTGGTTCTGCAGACCGTCGCGCATCTCGCTGACCCGGGCCTTCTCCGCCAGGGCGGCCTTGGCCAGATCGTCGCGACCCTTGGACACGGCGAGCTCCGCCTTACGGTGCCACTCGTCCACATCCTTGGAGATGGCTTCCAGCTTGCGGGTGAGCTCCTTCTTGTCGGCGATGGCGCGAGCCGCGGCGGAACGCACTTCCACCAGCGTGTCTTCCATCTCCTGAATCATCAGGCGTACCAGCTTCTCCGGATCCTCGGCCTTCTCCAGCAGGGAGTTGAGGTTCGAGTTCACGATGTCACTGAAGCGCGAGAAAATACCCATCGAACTTCCTCCAGGTGAGTGTGTTTCTCTCGGGAGATGTATAGCGAGTTCCGTGCCAAACTCAGGCTTCGGGATTTTTATCAATGAAAACAGATAGATAGGGAGCCACGAAGAACAGAGCCGCTCAATGTTATTTGGCGAAATTTCTCAACCTTTGGTATTTTCTACTAATACTTTCGCGGTTTTCGCCAAATGAGTTCATCCGCCCCAAATATCCTGGGCGAGTCGCCCTCCTTCCTCTCGATGCTGGAGCACGTGTCCCACGCGGCGCCGCTCGATAAGCCGTTGTTAATCATCGGAGAACGGGGGACCGGCAAGGAGCTCGTGTCGCAACGACTGCACTTCTTGTCCAAGCGCTGGGACGAGCCGCTGGTGAAGCTCAACTGCGCCGCCCTCACCGAGAGCCTGCTGGAGTCGGAGCTGTTCGGGCACGAGGCCGGCGCGTTCACCGGCGCCGTCGGCCAGCACATCGGGCGCTTCGAGCGGGCCGAGGGGGGAACCCTGCTGCTGGACGAACTCGGCACGATCCCCCTGCGGATGCAGGAGAAGATCCTGCGGGTGATCGAGTACGGCGAGTTCGAGCGGGTGGGCGGCAGCGACACCCTCTCCGTGGAC
This region includes:
- a CDS encoding PspC domain-containing protein, producing MRYGRGSGRIYRDRENGVLFGVCAGLANHFAVRPLAIRILVVLAVVIAPFWPLALVYLTAGILLQDRPLEYTGRRSEREFWRDGEEESWR
- the pspC gene encoding envelope stress response membrane protein PspC, translating into MGSSRRHRHHHERSRFRAAREERRHGGGGPGRDERRDYGDEPDPRRLYRNRRRGVLAGVCAGIADHFGFSLTGTRIVTVIAAFVLMPWVVLAYIAMSIMLPTTPEEPLYRDEDEEAFWHSVRKSPIATLSQVRHKFREMEARTQRLERYVTSSRYGVDREFRELER
- the pspA gene encoding phage shock protein PspA; the protein is MGIFSRFSDIVNSNLNSLLEKAEDPEKLVRLMIQEMEDTLVEVRSAAARAIADKKELTRKLEAISKDVDEWHRKAELAVSKGRDDLAKAALAEKARVSEMRDGLQNQFDSVTEGLEQLNDDIGRLEDKLADAKARQKALIVRHKTATNRLEVRKQIHDNKIDDALVRFEQFERRMETMEGRVEAYDLGRGKDLRREFTELEGDTKIDEQLNDLKRDMASKQSSQSHS
- the gshA gene encoding glutamate--cysteine ligase, which translates into the protein MQLDYQDRLDRLRSHAGDSALRTPTMGVERECLRVDPEGRIAKSVHPEALGAALTNPFVTTDYSEALLELITPPCRGAGPTFEFLTDIHQFVDGHLDAGEQLWSSSMPCVVNGDADVPIAHYGTSNVGMMKRIYRVGLGYRYGRTMQAIAGVHFNYSPPPAVWSAWFGEGNLSERQRQISASLFGMVRNLRRYGWLMLYLYGASPAVCRTFFGARADALKRLGLERLDEYTAFLPYATSLRMSDLGYSNKAQASVQVSANSLDEYIDGLTHAITTPWPAYEEIGVRVDGEYRQLNANLLQIENEYYSLVRPKRVAQSGESPMQALRRGGVEYVELRALDVDPFAPSGVSEEQLLVLEAFMLYCLTADSPPITEQEAKGIDSNTRLVARRGREPGLKLHTADGGEVPLRDEALRLVDGMLGLCEEVFAGAGADVRQALGRQRCAVIEPSLTPSARLLDEMTTRQESFIESALRLSAWHREALRGRGVLAPAMLAVLEHEVRRSHKRQREIEATDQLSFEQYLHNYYRQTRRR
- the pspB gene encoding envelope stress response membrane protein PspB; translated protein: MEVIGILLCVVVLPIFLFLHYTTRWRELKGLSKEDERMLEDLWQDAQRMESRINTLESILDDEVPDWRKRA